A region of Saccharococcus thermophilus DNA encodes the following proteins:
- a CDS encoding YpmP family protein — protein sequence MLFKSLEFKNAYGQKVKIIEIPVLEEDNTYRFMIQLRLEMFIAKVYRSRDVRSVYSFREYLKKVLKWPVYEQIFKTNVLKNNA from the coding sequence TTGCTATTCAAAAGCCTAGAGTTTAAAAACGCTTATGGGCAGAAAGTGAAAATTATCGAAATTCCTGTACTGGAGGAAGATAACACATATCGATTTATGATTCAACTCCGTTTAGAAATGTTTATTGCGAAAGTATATCGATCCCGAGATGTCCGTTCCGTTTACTCGTTTCGCGAATATTTGAAAAAAGTATTAAAATGGCCAGTGTACGAACAAATTTTTAAAACGAATGTATTAAAAAACAATGCGTAA